From the Acidovorax sp. NCPPB 3576 genome, the window GCGTGCCGGTCACGGCGCTGGTGGACCAGTTCTATGCCGATGTGCAGCAGCACGGCGGCGCCCGGTGGGACACCTCCAGCCTGATCACCCGGCTGGGCCGCAAGAAAACGAACGGATAAAAGAACCGGCCGCTCAGCCCGGCCGCGGCTTCACGGCACCGGCCAGAGGCCCGGCGCCGGAACCGCTTCTTGGCGGGCTCGCTGGCAGCCGCCGCTCAGCGCACCGGCACGTTGGGCGAAGCGTCCGTGGTGACCGGCGCGGGGCGCTGCTGCGCGAAGCCGCGCTCCAGTTCCTGCTGCGTGATGATCTCGAACACACGCACGACCTTGCGCACGCCGTTCACGCCACGGGCGATGTCGGAGGCCCGGTCCGCCTCACGCTGCGTCACGCGGCCCATGAGGTACACCGTCTCGCGCTCGGTGACCACCTTGTAGGCGCTCGCGAACAGGTCCTTGGCATCGACGAAACTCGCGCGCACCTTGCCGGTGATTAGCGTGTCATTGGAACGTTGGGTCAGCGAGCTGGGAGGCATCACAGCCAGATCGTTGACGACCGAGCGCACGTTCTCCACGGCCAGCGTGGCCTGCTCGAGTTTTTCCTTGTCCTGCGCGGTCGGCACCTCGCCGGTCAGCAGCACCTGGCGGTTGTAGCTGGTGACATTGACATGGACGCGGTCGCCGAAGGTGTCGCGAATGCGATTGGAGGCGCGCAGCTCGATGCCTTCGTCCTCCACCTGGGTACCTGTCGTGCGCCGGTCCGACGCCATCATGCTGCCCATGACCGCGGCGCCGCCCACCACAAGGGGTGCGCATGCCGAGAGGGACGCCCCCAAGGCGCCCACGGCCAGAAGGGTGCAAGTCAGGCGGCGGGTCAAGCGGGTCATCGGGAAGTTCATAGCGGTATCTCCTGTTCACCAAGTAATTGGGCATCCACGCCGTCGCACAGGCAGTGCAGGATGAGCGCATGCACCTCCCGCACGCGCGCAGCCCGATCATGGGGCACGGCGATCAAGACATCGGTCTCGCGCAGCATGCCAGCCAGCCGACCGCCGCTGCGCCCCGACAGAGCGATCACTGTCATGTCCCTTTCATGCGAAGCGTCGCATGCGGCCAGTAGCGGCAGATCGTTGCCGGACTCCGAAATGGCCAGCAACACGTCGCCGGCCTGCCCCAGCGCGCGTACCTGGCGAGCCAGCGCGTCGATATCAGGGCCGTCCACGCCTGCGGGGGTCCAGATCGCGTCGGGGGCCAATGCCATCGCCGCCAGTTCAGGCCGATCCCGTTCGAACCCGGCTATGCACAGCGCAGCAAACTGCTGCGCCTGCGCTGCGGCTGGGCCGCTGCCACAGGCAAGCACCTTGCCGCCACTGGTGACGCAGGCGAGGATCGCCTGCACAGCGGAAGCGATGGGATGGCTCAGGGTCTGCGCGGACTGGTATTTGAGGTCGGCGCTGTCGATGAAATGCTGTTGGATGCGTTGCTCGAGCATGAGGCAACGATGATACTCGTGGGGTCGATGCCGTTTTGGTCAACCATCGGAGGCAGGCGTAAAACACTGCATCCTCGTCTGCTCAGGCAATGACTCACGGGATCAGTGCGCATCAAAAGCGCCACGCAGCCACTGCACCGTTTCGCCCTCCACCAGCACGGCATCGAAGCGACATGGCGGTGGCGCAGGCATGCGCATCAAGTAACAACGGGCGGCGAATACGATCCGCTGCTGCTTGACCCGGCCGATGCTGGCACCGGCGCCACCAAACGCGCTGCTGGCGCGGCTTCGGACCTCTACGAACACCACGGTGCCATCGCGCTCGCGAACGATCAGGTCGATCTCGCCACCGCCACGCCCTGGCGTTCGATAATTGCGCTCGATTAGCCGCAGTCCAGCGGCCTGGAGGTGAGCCAACGCACGGTCTTCGGCAGCATTGCCGACCACGCGCGTAGTGGCCACCGGTTTTTTCCCAAGGAATCCCATTGAGCGCCTCTTTCGCTTCAGCCCTGAACGCCGCACGCGACGCGGCGGCTGCGCAGCATTATCCGCAAGGGGCTCTGTACGTCGTAGCCACCCCCATCGGCAATCTGGCCGACATCACGCTGCGGGCACTGCACGTGCTGCAATTGGCAGACACCATCGCGTGCGAAGACACCCGGCATACCCAGGCGTTGCTGCGCGCCTATGGCATAGAGAAAAACGGCGGCCAGTGGCTGGCGCTTCACCAGCACAACGAGGCTGAAGCATCGCTTTCAGTGGTGGAACGTTTGCGTGCTGGCCAGCGGGTGGCTTACGCCAGCGATGCCGGTACCCCGGGCGTCAGCGACCCGGGAGCGCGGCTGGTCGCAGCTGTGCACGCGGCCGGGTTGCGCGCTGTACCCTTGCCGGGGGCCAGCAGCGTGACCTCGGCACTCAGTGCAGCGGGCGCGGTCGCTCAGAGCGCCGAAGGGTTTCTTTTTGCTGGTTTTCTTCCCACCAAGAGCGGTGAGCGGGCGACAGCCGTGCAGCGGCTGTCGGTGGAGACACGGTGCGTGGTGTTGCTGGAAGCGCCGCACCGCATCGCCGAACTGGCCCTGGCCCTTGCAGTGCTTGGCGATCGGCAGGTGACGCTCGCACGTGAACTGACCAAACAGTTCGAAGAAATTGCCACTCAGCCAGCGCGTGCGCTGCCGGCTTGGCTGGCCGAAGGGACACAACGCTGCAGGGGCGAGTTCGTAGTGTTATTGCACCCTGTGCAGCCGACGCAAGACGAAGGAGACAGCTTGCGTGTCTTGAAGTTATTGATGCAGGAACTACCCCTCAAATCCGCCGTTCGGCTGGCGGCAGAGATCACAGGGGCATCGCGCAATGCCCTCTATGAATCGGCATTGGCGTTCAAGCAGGAAGGGACAGAGGACGCGTAGGAGAACTTGAGAGATCGCAAGCCATTCCGCCGCCAGATGCCTTGCATCTTTGGGATGGCCTTAGCGGGTCAGTTGACGGTGTAGGCCAAACCAGAGGCCACGCCGCCGAACAGATCGCCTTCGATCTGAGGCACCTGCGGGAAAGCGCTTTTCAATGCCGTACGCAGCGGGCGCAATGCAGAGGAACCTCCGGTGAGATAAATGGCATCGATGCCACTGGCGTCCAGCCCAGCCTTGAGCAAGCACTCTCGAGCGCAATTCACGATCTGCCCCAAGGGCCCTTCAAGTTGAGCCTCCAAAACATCGGGCGATATGAAAGATTGCAGGCCGGATTCGAGCCAATCCAGTACGATGGGCTGCCTAGCGCTATTTTGGGAAACAAAGATCTTGGCCTGCTCCACCTCATTGGCCAAGCGGTGTCCCCAACGTTCGTTGAGCACCTCCATCAAGCGGTCGTGCAAACGAGGGTCTGCATAGTCGGCCCGAAGCCCTTGTGCTTCCCGCAGTGCTTTGGCGCTGTATAGCCACTGGATCAGGTGCCAAGTCGACAAATCGAAGAATACGCGACTGGGAACTTCGCGACCACTGGGCCCGATATGGCGCAAGCCGAGGAGAGGCATCACTTGGGCACGACTCAATCGTTGGTCGAAGTCAGTTCCACCGATGTGAACGCCGGAAGTCGCCAGCACATCGGAACTGCGGTCTGCCTGCAGCGCACGCTCAGGCCCGAGGCGTACCACTGTGAAATCCGAAGTGCCTCCTCCGATGTCTACCACCAACACCAACGATTCCTGCGAAATTCTTTGCTCATGGTCCAGCGCTGCCGCGATGGGCTCCAACTGGAACGACACGTTGTTGAATCCCGCATCCAAAGCGGCCTGACGCAGGGCATCTTCTGCTTGTGCATCACGCACCTTATCACCGTCAACAAAGTGCACCGGCCGACCCATGACCACGCGGCTGGGCATTGCGCCCAGCACCTGCCTGGCCTGCCCCGCCAGCGTGCGCAAGAACAGCGCAATGATGTCTTGATAACTCACCATGTTCTGGTGCACTGCGGTCTTGTCCTGAAGTAACGCACTGCCCAAAAGGCTTTTCAGCGACCGCATCAATCGCCCCTCTGTACCTGCAAGGTAATGCGCTACAGCATCGCGTCCGATGTGTGTCCGATGGTCTTCCGCATTGAAAAACAAAGCTGTCGGCAAAGTGGTGGCGGCCCCCTCCAAGGAAAGCAATTGCACCGGGCCACGGCCTCGGCGTAATGCCATCGCCGAGTTTGAGGTTCCGAAATCAATGCCAAGGGTGGTTTCTTCTGAAAATGTCATCGTGAACAGATCGGGAGATGGGGCATCGACTCCCGAAATTAAGAAAGCGTTCGTAAAAACAATAGAGGAGTCGTCGCCAAGTGCTCATCAAGGCAATTCAGTGCCATTGAGACTTCTCGACATTGATAACGGAGGGCGATACCCCATCGATCGCATGGGACAGCAAAGGTATCCCACTAGGTTGAGG encodes:
- a CDS encoding BON domain-containing protein; protein product: MTRLTRRLTCTLLAVGALGASLSACAPLVVGGAAVMGSMMASDRRTTGTQVEDEGIELRASNRIRDTFGDRVHVNVTSYNRQVLLTGEVPTAQDKEKLEQATLAVENVRSVVNDLAVMPPSSLTQRSNDTLITGKVRASFVDAKDLFASAYKVVTERETVYLMGRVTQREADRASDIARGVNGVRKVVRVFEIITQQELERGFAQQRPAPVTTDASPNVPVR
- a CDS encoding SIS domain-containing protein gives rise to the protein MLEQRIQQHFIDSADLKYQSAQTLSHPIASAVQAILACVTSGGKVLACGSGPAAAQAQQFAALCIAGFERDRPELAAMALAPDAIWTPAGVDGPDIDALARQVRALGQAGDVLLAISESGNDLPLLAACDASHERDMTVIALSGRSGGRLAGMLRETDVLIAVPHDRAARVREVHALILHCLCDGVDAQLLGEQEIPL
- a CDS encoding YraN family protein, which gives rise to MGFLGKKPVATTRVVGNAAEDRALAHLQAAGLRLIERNYRTPGRGGGEIDLIVRERDGTVVFVEVRSRASSAFGGAGASIGRVKQQRIVFAARCYLMRMPAPPPCRFDAVLVEGETVQWLRGAFDAH
- the rsmI gene encoding 16S rRNA (cytidine(1402)-2'-O)-methyltransferase, giving the protein MSASFASALNAARDAAAAQHYPQGALYVVATPIGNLADITLRALHVLQLADTIACEDTRHTQALLRAYGIEKNGGQWLALHQHNEAEASLSVVERLRAGQRVAYASDAGTPGVSDPGARLVAAVHAAGLRAVPLPGASSVTSALSAAGAVAQSAEGFLFAGFLPTKSGERATAVQRLSVETRCVVLLEAPHRIAELALALAVLGDRQVTLARELTKQFEEIATQPARALPAWLAEGTQRCRGEFVVLLHPVQPTQDEGDSLRVLKLLMQELPLKSAVRLAAEITGASRNALYESALAFKQEGTEDA
- a CDS encoding Hsp70 family protein produces the protein MTFSEETTLGIDFGTSNSAMALRRGRGPVQLLSLEGAATTLPTALFFNAEDHRTHIGRDAVAHYLAGTEGRLMRSLKSLLGSALLQDKTAVHQNMVSYQDIIALFLRTLAGQARQVLGAMPSRVVMGRPVHFVDGDKVRDAQAEDALRQAALDAGFNNVSFQLEPIAAALDHEQRISQESLVLVVDIGGGTSDFTVVRLGPERALQADRSSDVLATSGVHIGGTDFDQRLSRAQVMPLLGLRHIGPSGREVPSRVFFDLSTWHLIQWLYSAKALREAQGLRADYADPRLHDRLMEVLNERWGHRLANEVEQAKIFVSQNSARQPIVLDWLESGLQSFISPDVLEAQLEGPLGQIVNCARECLLKAGLDASGIDAIYLTGGSSALRPLRTALKSAFPQVPQIEGDLFGGVASGLAYTVN